The nucleotide window TCGCCATATCCCGATACAGGGAACTTCGGGCTTTACCCGTCAGTTCCGTCGCCTGTCTCACCGTCACCCACGCCATTGTCTCACCCCGCTATTTTTGAGACAGTATACCTGACAGGCGCACACCATGCCCGGAAGGAAAGAATCATGACAAAACAGGAAAAAACAGCCCTCAATATGGCTAAATTTATTAAGGAGCAGTCGCTGCTATTGCTCGATAAACTGAATGAGCTGGATATGGATACCCCGGC belongs to Citrobacter koseri ATCC BAA-895 and includes:
- a CDS encoding Rop family plasmid primer RNA-binding protein, whose product is MTKQEKTALNMAKFIKEQSLLLLDKLNELDMDTPADMCERLHEDAETLWQVMRDKLGEE